Proteins from a genomic interval of Rhodopseudomonas julia:
- a CDS encoding BA14K family protein has product MSFFRPTALKTTAAALAVALTALALPAGAQAGSWDSRHWDGDRGYYGDRGWERPRGYYGHRHHRRDRDDAGAAVAAGVVGLAAGALLGSALTAPRSAPVYVEPAPVYAAPPPVYVQPAPVYAVPARNPLVVYDTRPAPWTPEWYAYCSSKYRSFDANSGTYQPYNGPRQLCQ; this is encoded by the coding sequence ATGTCTTTCTTCAGACCCACTGCTCTCAAGACAACGGCTGCGGCACTGGCCGTTGCACTGACTGCTCTTGCTCTGCCGGCTGGCGCTCAGGCCGGGTCATGGGATTCCCGTCACTGGGATGGCGACAGGGGATATTATGGTGACCGTGGCTGGGAGCGTCCGCGCGGTTATTATGGACACCGCCACCATCGCCGCGACCGTGACGACGCCGGCGCGGCTGTCGCTGCCGGTGTCGTCGGCCTGGCCGCGGGTGCTCTTCTCGGTTCGGCACTGACCGCGCCGCGCTCCGCGCCCGTCTATGTCGAACCGGCGCCGGTCTATGCGGCTCCGCCGCCCGTTTATGTCCAGCCGGCGCCCGTCTATGCGGTTCCCGCGCGCAATCCGCTGGTCGTCTACGACACGCGCCCCGCTCCCTGGACGCCGGAATGGTATGCCTATTGCAGCTCGAAGTATCGCTCCTTCGATGCCAATAGTGGTACCTATCAGCCGTATAATGGCCCGCGCCAGCTTTGCCAGTGA
- a CDS encoding universal stress protein, with product MVSRILLPIDLDHIASWKKSVTTAIELTRLYDAELVVLSVFPQMEADFSQFPTHHLPAVEVFRREYLPEDIRSRAIYRSGTVARGIRAAINQEKIDLVVMASHNPNLGDYVMGSNAANVVLHSPCSVLVVR from the coding sequence ATGGTGAGCCGAATCTTGCTGCCGATCGACCTCGACCACATCGCCAGCTGGAAGAAATCCGTCACGACTGCGATCGAACTCACGCGCCTCTATGATGCCGAGCTCGTGGTTTTGAGCGTATTTCCCCAGATGGAAGCGGACTTTTCGCAGTTCCCGACGCATCACCTCCCCGCTGTGGAGGTGTTCCGGCGCGAGTATCTTCCCGAAGATATCAGAAGCCGCGCCATCTACCGTTCAGGAACCGTGGCTCGCGGTATCCGCGCGGCGATCAACCAGGAAAAGATCGATCTCGTGGTGATGGCCTCGCACAACCCCAATCTCGGCGACTATGTGATGGGGTCAAACGCAGCCAATGTGGTCCTGCACAGCCCATGCTCGGTGCTGGTGGTGCGTTAA
- a CDS encoding cold-shock protein yields MSQTGTVKFFDSTRGFGFIAPEDGSKDVFVHISAVERSGLPGLVEGNRVSFELQQDPRGRGPQAVNLQLA; encoded by the coding sequence ATGAGCCAGACCGGCACCGTTAAGTTCTTTGATTCCACGCGCGGCTTCGGCTTTATCGCTCCAGAAGACGGCAGCAAGGACGTTTTCGTCCACATTTCGGCTGTCGAGCGTTCGGGCCTTCCGGGCCTTGTCGAGGGCAATCGCGTCAGCTTCGAGTTGCAGCAGGATCCAAGGGGCCGCGGCCCGCAGGCGGTCAATCTCCAGCTTGCCTGA
- a CDS encoding DUF6665 family protein: protein MSIRPPRILAPRKQASPYDALEQEMMAERAASLSRAASRFEDALAVWRRLEDAVRADASDASIEDARARALDEASQALWALVVQREALGFPGTEQLMREYDVPQVLRARLGIVRKPAL, encoded by the coding sequence ATGAGCATCCGTCCACCGCGCATCCTTGCTCCGCGCAAGCAAGCTTCGCCCTACGACGCCCTCGAGCAAGAGATGATGGCGGAGAGGGCTGCAAGCCTCTCACGCGCGGCTTCCCGTTTCGAAGACGCGCTTGCCGTCTGGCGTCGCCTTGAAGATGCCGTGAGAGCGGATGCCTCCGACGCCAGCATCGAGGATGCTCGTGCGCGAGCGTTGGACGAGGCGAGCCAGGCCTTGTGGGCGCTCGTCGTGCAGCGCGAAGCGCTCGGTTTCCCCGGCACGGAGCAGCTGATGCGCGAATACGACGTGCCGCAGGTGCTGCGTGCGAGGCTCGGGATCGTCAGGAAGCCGGCGCTGTGA
- a CDS encoding DUF72 domain-containing protein, giving the protein MPAQNRSEDNNSARTGHIRVGIGGWTFEPWRGTFYPEKLPKTRELEYAASKLTAIEINGTFYRGQSAKSFAKWHDETPDDFVFALKGHRAIAMKKKLAETGDSLDWFINGGIAELKQKLGPILWQFAPSRVFDAEDIAAFLKLLPQEVDGLPLRHALEVRHESFLCEEFVDLASRHNAAIVYAESDDYPGLAEPTADFAYVRLMRTREEERTGYSPSDLDAWAERARVFAHGDVPDDLQRLKGKGSICSTDPHAVFIFFIAGAKVRNPHAAMELMARLDR; this is encoded by the coding sequence ATGCCGGCGCAGAACAGGTCCGAAGATAACAACTCGGCTCGAACCGGACACATCCGGGTCGGCATAGGCGGATGGACCTTCGAACCCTGGCGCGGAACCTTCTATCCGGAAAAACTGCCGAAGACGCGCGAACTCGAATACGCGGCCTCCAAGCTGACGGCGATCGAGATCAACGGCACTTTCTATCGCGGCCAGAGCGCCAAGAGCTTTGCCAAATGGCACGACGAGACGCCGGACGATTTTGTCTTCGCTCTGAAGGGCCATCGCGCCATTGCCATGAAGAAGAAGCTCGCCGAGACCGGCGACAGTCTCGATTGGTTCATCAACGGCGGCATCGCCGAGCTGAAGCAAAAGCTCGGTCCGATCCTATGGCAGTTCGCGCCGAGCCGCGTCTTTGATGCTGAGGATATTGCCGCTTTCCTGAAGCTCCTGCCGCAGGAAGTCGACGGTCTGCCGCTTCGCCATGCGCTCGAAGTGCGCCATGAGAGTTTCCTGTGCGAGGAATTCGTCGATCTCGCAAGCCGCCACAACGCGGCGATCGTCTATGCCGAGTCAGACGATTATCCGGGCCTCGCCGAGCCGACAGCCGATTTCGCCTATGTGCGGCTGATGCGCACGCGGGAGGAGGAGAGGACGGGTTATTCCCCGTCCGATCTCGACGCCTGGGCAGAGCGTGCGCGCGTGTTTGCGCACGGCGACGTGCCTGACGATTTGCAGCGGCTCAAGGGGAAGGGCTCTATCTGCTCGACCGACCCCCACGCGGTTTTCATCTTCTTCATAGCCGGCGCCAAAGTCCGCAATCCGCACGCCGCTATGGAGCTTATGGCCCGCCTCGACAGGTGA
- the bla gene encoding class A beta-lactamase, producing MDTMPTRRSFTALMAAMAGSAFLPSPLFAQTADDNPPQDVLTRTLAEVEQRLNARLGAYVLDIETGREWAQRADERFPMCSTFKLLACGAVLAKVDMGEEDLERRISFEEKDLVTYSPVTKEHVGGEGMTLEDLCVAAMTQSDNTAGNLILDSLGGPPAITSFARSIGDQVTRLDRRETELNEATPGDPRDTTSPRAMGRDAQTLLVKGSLSDRSRLYLKRWMCTNKTGDEKLRAGLPGDFLVGDKTGGGGNGTMNDVAVIWPSGRKPVIASIYLTESGASFDDRNAGFAEIGKAIAEVIKA from the coding sequence ATGGATACGATGCCGACGCGCCGCAGCTTCACGGCCCTCATGGCCGCGATGGCCGGCAGCGCGTTTTTGCCCTCCCCGCTTTTCGCACAGACCGCAGACGATAATCCTCCGCAGGACGTGCTGACACGCACGCTCGCGGAGGTGGAGCAGCGCCTGAATGCGCGTCTCGGCGCCTATGTCCTCGACATCGAGACGGGTCGCGAATGGGCCCAGCGCGCGGACGAGCGTTTCCCGATGTGCAGCACCTTCAAGCTGCTCGCCTGCGGCGCCGTGCTGGCGAAGGTCGATATGGGCGAGGAAGATCTCGAGCGTCGCATCAGCTTCGAGGAAAAGGATCTCGTGACCTATTCGCCCGTCACCAAGGAACATGTCGGTGGTGAGGGGATGACGCTTGAGGATCTCTGCGTCGCGGCAATGACGCAAAGCGACAACACGGCCGGTAACCTGATTCTCGACAGCCTCGGCGGTCCGCCCGCGATCACATCTTTCGCTCGCTCCATCGGCGACCAGGTGACCCGCCTCGACCGCAGGGAAACAGAGCTCAACGAAGCGACGCCCGGAGATCCACGGGACACGACAAGCCCGCGGGCCATGGGCCGCGACGCGCAGACGCTCCTCGTCAAAGGCAGCCTCTCCGACCGTTCCCGCCTGTATCTCAAGAGATGGATGTGCACCAACAAGACGGGCGACGAAAAGCTGCGTGCCGGTCTTCCTGGCGACTTCCTCGTCGGCGACAAAACGGGGGGCGGCGGCAATGGCACGATGAACGACGTCGCGGTCATCTGGCCGAGCGGACGCAAACCCGTCATCGCGTCCATCTACCTGACGGAAAGCGGCGCCTCTTTCGATGATCGCAATGCCGGTTTTGCCGAGATCGGCAAGGCGATCGCGGAAGTGATCAAGGCCTGA
- the uvrB gene encoding excinuclease ABC subunit UvrB translates to MAADRRTSPGRRGKAAKLGSETTYEQSEGEGEGKGFGEAAQPSLEGVPIEAAFAGSITSWAEEIAREAEAEGRSTRIRPPQSKDRGGLAYDRSIAVPEKPKTDPSPEGKSRAGKSRLGPGKNSGWETDQSIPIKADEKEAPAKPSRGAAGKSTKSRAGKTATDKPLKTSRGTSMGGRSSAKERAGAGMSPAAGFDVNLEDAENLPGSAVTATVEALSSLIEKGRPEFRDGTWVPHRPPRPEKSEGGVPLKITSEFEPRGDQPQAIAELVAGIKEAGEATQVLLGVTGSGKTFTMAKVIEETQRPALILAPNKTLAAQLYGEFKSFFPENAVEYFVSYYDYYQPEAYVPRTDTYIEKESSINEQIDRMRHSATRALLERDDVVIVASVSCIYGIGSVETYTAMTFGLEVGDRLDQRQLMADLVALQYKRSDANFIRGTFRVRGDTIEIFPAHLEDRGWRVSLFGDEIEAISEFDPLTGHKSGELRSVKVYANSHYVTPKPTLQQAVKGIRSELKWRLEELEKAGRLLEAQRLEQRTRFDLEMIEATGSCAGIENYSRYLTGRKPGEPPPTLFEYLPDNALVFVDESHVTIPQIGGMYRGDFRRKATLAEYGFRLPSCMDNRPLRFEEWDAMRPQSVCVSATPGNWELNETGGVFTEQVIRPTGLIDPPVEIRPASSQVDDLLGAVKETAAGGYRALVTVLTKRMAEDLTEYLHEHGVRVRYMHSDIDTIERIEIIRDLRLGAFDVLVGINLLREGLDIPECGLVAILDADKEGFLRSETSLVQTIGRAARNVDGRVILYADGMTGSMERAIAETSRRREKQIAYNVENDITPESVKARIADILDSVYERDHVRVGVSGSGRGAGFAEDEGALMGHNLRAHIEDLEKRMLEAASNLEFEEAARMRDEIKRLEATELAVMDDPLARNTGIENTRQSRKDAAKSGGSRVRKNTLDEMTVGRTEKPLGGPAPLQAPEGDDVRPLRRENIGKGSYEEPEDERARQRRPRKTGRPGR, encoded by the coding sequence ATGGCAGCAGACAGGCGCACATCCCCCGGGCGACGCGGTAAGGCCGCTAAGCTCGGCTCCGAAACCACCTATGAGCAATCGGAAGGCGAGGGCGAGGGCAAGGGGTTCGGTGAGGCCGCACAGCCCTCGCTGGAAGGTGTCCCGATCGAAGCGGCGTTTGCCGGTTCGATCACATCATGGGCGGAAGAGATCGCGCGCGAGGCCGAGGCGGAAGGGCGCAGCACGCGCATCAGGCCACCCCAGTCGAAGGATCGGGGCGGGCTTGCCTATGATCGCTCGATCGCTGTTCCCGAAAAACCGAAGACTGACCCTTCACCGGAGGGAAAGTCGCGTGCCGGAAAGTCGAGACTTGGACCGGGAAAGAACTCCGGTTGGGAGACGGACCAGTCGATTCCCATCAAGGCTGATGAGAAGGAAGCGCCGGCGAAACCCAGCCGTGGCGCCGCGGGCAAGAGCACAAAATCCCGTGCCGGAAAGACGGCCACCGACAAGCCTTTGAAGACCTCGAGGGGAACCTCGATGGGTGGGCGCAGCTCCGCCAAGGAGCGCGCCGGTGCGGGCATGAGCCCGGCGGCAGGCTTCGATGTGAATCTGGAAGATGCGGAGAATTTGCCGGGTTCCGCGGTGACGGCGACGGTTGAAGCCCTTTCCTCCCTCATCGAGAAAGGCCGTCCGGAGTTTCGCGACGGCACCTGGGTGCCGCATCGGCCGCCGCGGCCGGAAAAGTCCGAGGGCGGCGTCCCTCTCAAAATCACCTCCGAGTTCGAGCCACGCGGGGATCAGCCCCAGGCGATTGCTGAACTCGTTGCGGGGATCAAGGAGGCCGGGGAGGCGACCCAGGTTCTGCTCGGCGTGACCGGCTCGGGCAAGACCTTCACCATGGCGAAGGTCATCGAGGAAACGCAGCGCCCGGCGCTCATCCTGGCGCCCAACAAGACCTTGGCGGCGCAGCTCTACGGCGAGTTCAAATCGTTCTTCCCGGAGAATGCGGTCGAGTATTTCGTCTCCTACTACGACTATTATCAGCCGGAGGCCTACGTTCCGCGCACCGACACCTATATCGAGAAGGAATCCTCCATCAACGAGCAGATTGACCGCATGCGCCACTCGGCGACGCGCGCGCTGCTCGAACGCGATGATGTCGTGATCGTCGCGTCCGTCTCCTGTATCTACGGTATCGGCTCGGTGGAAACCTACACGGCCATGACCTTCGGCCTGGAGGTGGGCGATCGGCTCGACCAGCGCCAGCTCATGGCCGATCTCGTGGCCCTGCAATACAAACGGTCGGATGCCAATTTCATTCGCGGCACGTTTCGGGTGCGCGGCGACACGATCGAGATTTTCCCGGCCCACTTGGAAGATCGCGGGTGGCGTGTGTCGCTGTTTGGTGACGAGATCGAGGCGATTTCGGAATTCGATCCGCTCACAGGTCACAAATCGGGTGAGCTTCGTTCCGTAAAGGTCTATGCGAACTCGCACTATGTCACTCCTAAACCGACTCTGCAGCAGGCGGTGAAGGGGATCCGCTCAGAGCTCAAATGGCGGCTCGAGGAGCTGGAAAAGGCGGGGCGGCTTCTTGAAGCACAGCGTCTGGAACAGCGCACGCGTTTCGATCTGGAGATGATCGAGGCGACGGGCTCCTGTGCCGGCATCGAGAACTATTCGCGCTATTTGACGGGGCGCAAGCCCGGCGAGCCGCCGCCGACCCTGTTCGAGTACCTGCCCGACAACGCGCTCGTCTTTGTCGACGAGAGCCATGTCACGATTCCGCAGATCGGCGGCATGTATCGCGGCGACTTCCGTCGCAAGGCGACGCTCGCCGAATACGGCTTCAGGCTGCCGTCCTGCATGGACAATCGGCCGCTCCGCTTTGAGGAGTGGGACGCCATGCGCCCGCAGAGCGTGTGCGTGTCGGCGACGCCGGGCAACTGGGAGCTCAACGAGACCGGCGGCGTCTTCACCGAGCAGGTCATTCGTCCGACCGGCTTGATCGATCCACCGGTGGAAATCCGTCCAGCCTCGAGCCAGGTCGACGATCTCCTGGGCGCGGTGAAGGAAACCGCTGCCGGCGGGTATCGCGCCCTCGTCACGGTGCTGACCAAGCGCATGGCCGAGGATCTGACGGAATATCTCCACGAGCACGGCGTCCGGGTGCGATATATGCATTCCGATATCGATACGATCGAGCGCATCGAAATTATCCGTGACCTGCGCCTTGGTGCGTTCGATGTCCTCGTCGGCATCAACCTGCTGCGCGAGGGGCTCGACATTCCCGAATGCGGGCTTGTCGCGATTCTCGACGCCGACAAAGAGGGTTTCTTGCGCTCCGAGACGTCATTGGTTCAGACGATCGGCCGGGCCGCCCGGAATGTCGATGGGCGGGTGATCCTTTACGCGGACGGTATGACCGGATCGATGGAACGGGCGATCGCGGAAACCTCGCGTCGGCGCGAAAAGCAGATCGCCTACAATGTCGAGAACGATATCACACCGGAATCCGTGAAAGCCCGTATCGCCGATATCCTCGATTCCGTCTACGAGCGTGACCACGTCCGCGTCGGTGTTTCCGGCAGTGGCCGCGGCGCTGGATTTGCCGAGGATGAGGGCGCGCTCATGGGCCACAATCTGCGCGCCCATATCGAAGATCTCGAAAAACGCATGCTGGAGGCCGCTTCCAATCTGGAATTCGAGGAGGCGGCGCGGATGCGCGACGAGATCAAGCGGCTGGAAGCGACTGAGCTTGCCGTCATGGACGACCCGCTCGCCCGCAACACCGGCATCGAGAATACCCGGCAGAGCCGGAAAGATGCGGCAAAGTCCGGCGGCTCCCGCGTGCGCAAGAACACGCTCGACGAGATGACCGTGGGCCGGACCGAGAAACCGCTTGGCGGGCCCGCCCCCTTGCAGGCCCCAGAAGGCGACGACGTCAGGCCGCTGCGGCGTGAGAACATCGGCAAGGGGTCGTACGAGGAGCCCGAAGACGAGCGCGCGCGCCAGCGCCGCCCGAGAAAGACCGGGCGGCCGGGTCGCTAA
- a CDS encoding DUF3775 domain-containing protein, with translation MAVDLSLDPSTLRFFADKARTLSADLEAGYEDGRDHEIDLDAEGMRESHHHDALAEEETDDQTEEELRELIDDLNIDEAADLVAIVWIGRGDYGADDWEEARSEARGRAQGKTSKYLLGMPLLADHIDAGLDALNL, from the coding sequence ATGGCTGTCGATCTTTCTCTCGATCCCTCGACCCTCCGCTTTTTTGCCGACAAGGCTCGCACGCTCAGTGCCGATCTGGAAGCTGGCTACGAGGACGGCCGCGATCATGAAATCGATCTCGATGCCGAGGGCATGCGCGAATCGCACCACCACGATGCGCTCGCGGAAGAAGAGACCGACGACCAGACCGAAGAGGAACTTCGCGAGCTCATCGATGATCTCAATATCGATGAAGCGGCGGATCTAGTCGCAATCGTATGGATCGGGCGCGGTGATTACGGCGCAGACGATTGGGAGGAGGCGCGCTCCGAAGCGAGAGGCCGCGCCCAGGGCAAGACCTCCAAGTATCTTCTCGGCATGCCGCTTCTGGCCGACCATATCGACGCCGGTCTCGACGCGCTGAATCTCTAG
- a CDS encoding mitochondrial fission ELM1 family protein: MRSQALGLAERLGVPFEEKTIRLRQPWSWLPGHLCPAALAGLDPSRDLLTPPWPDLLISCGRRSTAASIAIHSASEGSTRTVHIQNPLTPVHHFDLVISMRHDHLAGENVVNVDTALHRVTRDKLDEAAALWGPRLRGSENSLVGVVLGGPTRHYWMSEAFLTRLKAIIRGVHEATGARIVVTPSRRTENRVKQALASEFQAEPWYWQWDGSGDNPYFGLLALADRLLVTADSVSMVSEAVASGHPVNLLPLNGRSRRHDEFAANLDTRGLVSLTGPEGVDLEFQGAGTVDATTYAADVVRERLLS; encoded by the coding sequence ATGCGTAGCCAGGCCCTCGGATTGGCAGAACGATTGGGCGTGCCGTTTGAGGAGAAGACGATCAGGCTGCGTCAGCCATGGTCTTGGCTTCCAGGGCATTTGTGTCCCGCGGCGCTGGCCGGGCTCGATCCTTCGCGTGATCTTCTCACGCCGCCCTGGCCGGATCTCCTGATCAGCTGCGGACGCCGTTCCACTGCGGCCTCGATCGCGATCCACAGCGCCTCAGAAGGCAGCACACGGACGGTGCATATTCAAAATCCCCTGACGCCCGTGCACCATTTCGATCTCGTCATTTCGATGCGCCACGATCACCTTGCCGGTGAGAACGTGGTCAATGTCGATACGGCGCTGCATCGCGTAACCAGGGATAAACTCGACGAGGCAGCCGCCCTTTGGGGTCCGCGTCTTCGCGGTTCGGAAAACAGCCTCGTCGGCGTCGTTCTCGGGGGGCCGACACGTCACTACTGGATGAGCGAGGCCTTTCTCACACGCCTCAAGGCGATCATCCGCGGTGTTCACGAAGCCACCGGCGCACGTATCGTGGTGACGCCGTCGCGGCGAACGGAAAACCGGGTCAAGCAAGCTCTCGCTTCGGAATTTCAGGCCGAACCCTGGTACTGGCAGTGGGATGGGAGTGGCGACAATCCATATTTTGGGCTTCTCGCACTTGCCGATCGCCTGCTCGTCACCGCCGATTCCGTTTCGATGGTGTCAGAAGCGGTCGCAAGCGGGCATCCAGTCAATCTCCTGCCACTCAACGGCCGATCGCGTCGTCATGACGAATTCGCCGCCAATCTCGACACCCGCGGCCTGGTTTCTCTGACCGGCCCCGAAGGGGTGGATCTGGAGTTCCAGGGCGCCGGAACTGTCGATGCCACCACCTATGCGGCCGATGTCGTCCGCGAGCGCCTTTTGAGCTGA
- the trxB gene encoding thioredoxin-disulfide reductase: MSTANHAKLLIIGSGPAGYTAAVYAARALLEPVLVAGMEPGGQLTITTEVENYPGFAEPIQGPWLMEQMRSQAENVGTRIVSDIVVAAELTTRPFRLTLDSGDVWTADAVVIATGAQARWLGLPSEERFKGFGVSACATCDGFFYKDKDVLVVGGGNTAVEEALYLSHLARHVTLVHRRDALRAERILQDRLFTRDNVSVMWDSAIEEVLGQGGFPPAATGAKIRNVRTGAISEVAVDGIFIAIGHAPAVSLFKDQLRLKPNGYLWTAPDSTATDIPGVFAAGDVTDDVFRQAVTAAGQGCMAALEAEKYLFAREARQEAAE, translated from the coding sequence ATGTCAACGGCCAACCATGCCAAGCTCTTGATCATCGGATCAGGTCCCGCCGGCTATACGGCAGCCGTCTACGCGGCGCGGGCTCTCCTCGAGCCTGTCCTGGTCGCCGGGATGGAGCCCGGCGGACAGCTCACCATTACCACCGAGGTGGAGAACTATCCGGGCTTTGCCGAGCCGATCCAGGGCCCATGGCTGATGGAGCAGATGCGCAGCCAGGCGGAGAATGTCGGCACACGGATCGTCAGCGATATCGTCGTTGCGGCCGAGCTCACCACCCGGCCCTTTCGACTGACCCTCGACAGCGGCGATGTCTGGACGGCGGATGCCGTCGTCATCGCCACGGGCGCGCAAGCACGCTGGCTCGGGCTGCCGTCGGAGGAACGCTTCAAGGGTTTCGGCGTGTCGGCCTGTGCCACCTGCGACGGTTTCTTTTACAAGGACAAGGACGTCCTCGTCGTCGGCGGCGGCAATACCGCCGTCGAGGAAGCCCTCTATCTCTCCCACCTCGCCCGCCACGTCACGCTCGTGCACCGTCGCGATGCGCTCCGCGCCGAGCGAATCCTGCAGGACCGTCTCTTCACGAGAGACAACGTCAGTGTGATGTGGGATTCCGCCATCGAGGAAGTCCTGGGCCAGGGCGGCTTCCCGCCGGCGGCGACCGGGGCGAAAATCCGCAATGTCCGGACAGGCGCAATCTCGGAAGTCGCAGTCGACGGCATCTTCATTGCCATTGGCCACGCGCCGGCAGTGTCGCTTTTCAAAGACCAGCTTCGCCTGAAGCCCAATGGCTATCTGTGGACCGCGCCGGATTCGACGGCGACGGATATCCCCGGGGTTTTTGCGGCGGGTGACGTGACCGACGACGTTTTCCGGCAGGCGGTGACCGCGGCCGGCCAGGGCTGCATGGCGGCCCTGGAGGCGGAGAAATACCTCTTCGCGCGGGAAGCAAGGCAGGAGGCGGCCGAGTAG
- a CDS encoding LysR family transcriptional regulator — translation MDWDKLRIFHAAAEAGSFTHAGDSLNMSQSAVSRQVSALESELGVPLFHRHARGLILTEQGELLVRTAREVLVKLEQTRAELADSKGQPSGALKVTTTVGLGSSWLASRLNEFIDLYPQINLQVVLDDDELDLSMREADVAIRLRAPTQPDLIQRKLFTVHFHVYASPDYLQRFGQPKSVAELDDHRIIVYGENAPAYLRDMNLLMSSGRENGEPRTPIMAINNVVAIRRAIEKGLGIAMLPDYLVNEQSPLVAILPEAEVPAFDTYFVYAEELRNSARVQVFRDFLIAMARRWHY, via the coding sequence ATGGATTGGGATAAGCTGCGGATCTTCCACGCGGCGGCAGAAGCCGGGTCGTTTACCCATGCCGGCGATTCGCTCAACATGAGCCAGTCGGCCGTCAGCCGACAGGTGAGCGCACTGGAATCAGAGCTCGGGGTTCCCCTCTTCCACCGCCACGCCCGCGGCCTCATCCTGACGGAGCAGGGCGAACTGCTCGTGCGCACGGCACGGGAAGTGCTGGTGAAGCTCGAACAGACGCGCGCAGAACTGGCAGATTCCAAGGGGCAGCCGTCAGGCGCGCTCAAAGTCACGACCACCGTCGGGCTCGGTTCCAGCTGGCTCGCCTCGCGTCTCAACGAATTCATCGACCTTTACCCGCAGATCAATCTGCAAGTCGTGCTCGACGATGACGAGCTCGACCTGTCGATGCGTGAGGCCGATGTGGCGATCCGGCTGCGTGCGCCCACCCAGCCCGATCTCATTCAGCGCAAGCTGTTCACGGTGCACTTCCACGTCTACGCCTCGCCCGATTATCTCCAGCGTTTCGGACAGCCGAAAAGTGTGGCCGAGCTCGATGATCACCGCATCATCGTCTATGGCGAAAATGCCCCGGCCTATCTCCGCGACATGAATTTGTTGATGAGCAGCGGCCGCGAAAACGGCGAGCCGCGCACTCCGATCATGGCGATCAACAATGTCGTGGCGATCCGGCGTGCCATCGAAAAAGGGCTCGGCATCGCCATGCTTCCCGACTACCTCGTCAACGAGCAGTCGCCGCTGGTGGCCATCCTGCCGGAAGCGGAAGTGCCGGCGTTCGACACCTATTTCGTTTACGCAGAAGAGCTCAGGAACTCCGCCCGCGTCCAGGTTTTCCGAGACTTTCTCATCGCCATGGCACGCCGCTGGCATTATTGA